Proteins co-encoded in one Candidatus Limnocylindrales bacterium genomic window:
- a CDS encoding ATP-dependent helicase C-terminal domain-containing protein has product MARPSDLELLPIDEVLPRIVEALRRSPNLVLRAPTGAGKTTRVAPALADFGVARGSVLLLEPRRVAARAAARRIAIERGAALGGDEVGYQVRFDNRTTARTRIVVMTYGIFLRRIQEDPFLDGVGAVMFDEIHERSLDADLALAMARKAQREARADLHLLAMSATLDLAPLAGFLGNAATIDSAGRSFPIDIRHEPAPAQRELHQAVAASVRAVLGETSGDVLVFLPGLAEIRRAASALAPLAERESLAVMELYGDLPAEEQDAVLRRSGWRKVVLATNVAESSVTIENITAVVDSGLARVLRFDAGVGLDRLEVTRISKASADQRAGRAGRTAPGLCVRLWSAHEDRALRPAEEPEIARVDLSRAVLELRAWGERDVRSFPWLEPPPPAALDSAEALLRDLDALDEQGLTAIGRTMAALPLPPRIARLLIEAQRLGCLHRASIAAAILSERDPLRRAREALPLPATTAWESDLLERVLLLEGFAAAPASAAWPELNLGAARSVLRVARDLHRAMHAPAAAAVRDDGVPAAVARVDGGRSSRGAGGDSDATRRTMPSEEAFLRALLAAYRDRVARRRERGSDRAVMAGGRGVRLAGDSLVHTAELFVCIDIDAGRRGERSEALVRQASAIEAEWLPQTAASVVVEFDEQAQRVVGRQRRMYRDLVLEEKTVLAPREPAAAVLAERAAAAPRRALALDDGNVEQYLARVRSLAQWMPELDLPACDEAMLSEVARELAAGCRSFEEMRKAPLLEALQARLTYEQRRLLDRHAPERIEIPSGSSIRLLYEAGRPPVLAARIQEMFGMRETPRIAAGRVPVLVHLLAPNGRPQQVTDDLASFWRNTYAEVRKQLRARYSKHAWPEDPLTAQPQRRPRRPPE; this is encoded by the coding sequence GTGGCGCGACCTTCGGATCTCGAGCTCCTGCCCATCGACGAGGTGCTGCCGCGGATCGTCGAGGCCCTACGCCGTTCGCCCAACCTGGTCCTGCGCGCGCCAACCGGCGCCGGCAAGACGACACGAGTCGCGCCGGCGCTGGCCGATTTCGGCGTCGCCCGTGGCAGCGTTCTGCTGCTGGAACCCCGCCGGGTGGCGGCGCGCGCCGCCGCACGCCGTATCGCCATCGAGCGCGGCGCTGCGCTCGGCGGCGACGAGGTCGGCTATCAGGTGCGGTTCGACAACCGGACGACTGCGCGCACGCGCATCGTGGTCATGACCTACGGCATCTTTCTGCGGCGCATCCAGGAGGATCCGTTCCTCGACGGCGTCGGCGCCGTGATGTTCGACGAGATCCATGAGCGCAGCCTCGACGCCGACCTGGCGCTGGCGATGGCCCGCAAGGCGCAGCGCGAGGCGAGGGCGGATCTGCACCTGCTTGCGATGTCGGCAACCCTCGACCTCGCGCCGCTGGCAGGATTCCTGGGCAATGCCGCCACCATCGACAGCGCCGGGCGCAGCTTCCCCATCGACATCCGCCACGAGCCGGCGCCCGCGCAGCGCGAGCTGCACCAGGCGGTGGCGGCCTCCGTGCGTGCGGTGCTCGGCGAGACATCCGGCGACGTGCTCGTGTTCCTGCCGGGCCTGGCGGAGATCCGCCGCGCGGCGTCGGCGCTGGCGCCGCTGGCGGAGCGCGAATCGCTGGCGGTGATGGAGCTGTATGGCGATCTGCCTGCCGAAGAGCAGGATGCGGTGCTGCGGCGCAGCGGCTGGCGCAAGGTGGTGCTGGCAACCAACGTCGCCGAGTCTTCGGTCACGATCGAAAACATCACGGCCGTCGTCGACAGCGGTCTGGCACGCGTGCTTCGCTTCGATGCGGGCGTCGGATTGGACCGGCTCGAGGTCACGCGCATTTCGAAGGCGTCGGCCGATCAGCGCGCCGGACGCGCGGGGCGCACCGCGCCGGGGCTGTGCGTGCGGCTGTGGAGCGCGCACGAGGACCGCGCGCTGCGGCCGGCCGAAGAGCCGGAGATCGCGCGCGTCGACCTCTCTCGCGCCGTCCTCGAACTGCGCGCGTGGGGCGAGCGCGACGTTCGGAGCTTTCCGTGGCTGGAGCCTCCGCCGCCGGCCGCGCTCGATTCGGCCGAAGCGTTGCTGCGTGACCTCGACGCTCTGGACGAGCAGGGTCTGACGGCTATCGGTCGAACGATGGCGGCTCTGCCGCTGCCGCCGCGCATCGCCCGTCTCCTGATCGAGGCGCAGCGGCTGGGATGCCTGCACCGGGCGTCGATCGCCGCAGCGATCCTGAGCGAGCGCGATCCGCTGCGACGCGCGCGGGAAGCCCTGCCGCTGCCGGCGACGACCGCGTGGGAATCGGATCTGCTCGAGCGCGTGCTCCTGCTCGAAGGCTTCGCCGCCGCGCCGGCTTCGGCCGCGTGGCCGGAGCTGAACCTCGGTGCCGCGCGCAGCGTGCTGCGAGTCGCCCGCGATCTGCACCGCGCGATGCACGCGCCTGCGGCGGCGGCAGTGCGCGATGACGGCGTGCCGGCAGCCGTTGCCCGTGTCGACGGCGGCCGTTCTTCGCGCGGCGCCGGCGGCGACAGCGATGCCACGCGCCGCACCATGCCCTCCGAGGAAGCTTTCCTGCGCGCACTACTCGCCGCCTACCGCGACCGCGTCGCGCGGCGCCGCGAGCGCGGCAGCGACCGCGCCGTCATGGCCGGTGGCCGCGGCGTGCGCCTTGCGGGCGACAGCCTCGTCCACACCGCCGAGCTGTTCGTGTGCATCGACATCGACGCCGGACGGCGCGGCGAGCGTTCCGAAGCGCTGGTGCGGCAGGCATCCGCGATCGAGGCCGAGTGGCTGCCGCAGACCGCGGCGAGCGTGGTCGTGGAGTTCGACGAACAGGCGCAGCGCGTCGTGGGCCGGCAGCGCCGCATGTATCGCGACCTGGTTCTGGAGGAGAAGACGGTGCTGGCGCCGCGCGAGCCGGCCGCTGCGGTTCTCGCCGAGCGTGCCGCCGCGGCACCGCGCCGCGCTCTCGCGCTCGACGACGGGAACGTCGAGCAGTACCTGGCGCGCGTGCGATCGCTGGCGCAGTGGATGCCCGAGCTCGATCTGCCGGCCTGCGACGAAGCAATGCTGTCGGAGGTCGCGCGTGAGCTGGCCGCCGGCTGCCGATCGTTCGAAGAGATGCGCAAGGCGCCGCTGCTCGAGGCGCTGCAGGCGCGGCTGACCTACGAGCAGCGCCGCCTGCTCGACCGCCATGCGCCCGAGCGGATCGAGATTCCCAGCGGCAGCAGCATCCGTCTGCTCTATGAAGCGGGGCGTCCGCCTGTTCTGGCCGCACGCATCCAGGAGATGTTCGGCATGCGCGAGACGCCGCGCATAGCCGCTGGCCGCGTGCCGGTCCTGGTCCATCTGCTGGCGCCCAATGGCCGGCCGCAACAGGTCACCGACGACCTTGCCAGCTTCTGGCGCAACACCTACGCGGAGGTGCGCAAGCAGCTTCGCGCGCGATACTCCAAACATGCGTGGCCCGAGGACCCACTGACGGCGCAGCCGCAGAGGCGGCCGCGGCGCCCACCCGAGTAA
- a CDS encoding FG-GAP-like repeat-containing protein — protein MTTAEYMESRRALHAVAAGAAFLAVLVTAPSAHALFPYPADANRCDNAGMPLACTPLPNELGGPASCGGLNWKYGSTAACTTDPAVLANPNEFFGVSGMSVDTAWRSTTGRSDVVIAVLDSGIEWNDGGAVSDLRRKWYINRGELPAPAGPCSGAPPTDPRDCNGDGVFNMPDYDGDAAVIDTNGNGATDPQDLINLFSDGVDDDADGYVDNISGWDFFQYDNDPYDDVQYGHGTGESRDSAAEADNGGDAGACPNCMSMPLRVGDSFVADVNGFAQAVIFAVDTGAAVVQEALGTYNNTRLGQEAVTYAYRNNVPVMASAADEDAWHHNYPSNYVHTIVTNSIRNFGQDGVFPDSWLYFNGCTNFGGNISVAVPSTSCSSEAVGRSSGVAGLLVSAGRDAVDAGTLDYPLTANEIRQLFTRTADDIDFENNRVVGFPDTVRYATQAGFDQFTGYGRVNARSAVEDILAGVIPPEAEIDSPVWFSYIDAERDGAFPVVGRVAAERAQRYSYRVQIGYGVQPRESDFVDIVSYGATRSSPLEGVLATITPEQIPAPTPEQISRRLAQLPDLSSDYDEFTYTIRVQVLDEPGGLLGEDRRTIFVHHDEDLKAGFPVAIGDGASSPAIADLDGDGAREIVVATSDGYVHALRADGSELPGWPVTADPLPLNIGSAGFASGAISAPVYGPILASVAIGDLDGDGQLDVVAADLEGKLYAWNRLGQRRGGFPVSVNPVYSSSAVLDPSNTVDVAFIGSPVLADLDADGTLDVIAAANDRHVYVWDHAGALRNGFPLLVVDASRMASVDPNTHKVVPLPGAFRGSKIISSPAVGDIDGDGSLDIVVGTNECYDETPNVAFTSATSQAIAQSGLISPGNSRVYAIHKDGSAHAPSPFLPGWPARITMLLPELLPNVGEGVHGSPALADVDGDGKLEVGIFSAAGPAYLLRHDGTSFYGTDSQGNYNVMATEGYPPANSADTPSFPNLGEGAFGDLNGTGALSFAAPAGGLARLLAVALPEQQVSAEDHIAAWNAQTGAFEPAFPQHQDDLQFLTGPSIADVGGTPLPEVIMGSAGYFVQAFDGAGTAPLGWPKFTGGWHVANPAVGDIDGDGLAEVVASVREGNLFVWETTAPVNAATQWPKKRHDLRNTGNYEEPQGTVATELDEGALAVLRSNLSLRPQETGRDALTMKAVLTPSAEGDGIDPDSEGFSLTLDDERFTLPPGAIEQRGDNAWRFSDSDGAGSLPAGMTRMVLRRSADGSVRIVVRGRNLDLSEFHGTDDRTITVGVDIGNDHAETPVAYRRILQRHLRTP, from the coding sequence ATGACCACAGCCGAGTACATGGAGAGCCGACGAGCCTTGCACGCCGTCGCGGCGGGCGCTGCCTTCCTGGCGGTCCTCGTGACGGCGCCGTCCGCACACGCGCTGTTCCCCTACCCCGCCGATGCCAACCGCTGCGACAACGCGGGCATGCCGCTGGCGTGCACGCCGCTGCCGAATGAGCTCGGCGGCCCCGCAAGCTGCGGCGGCCTGAACTGGAAGTACGGCAGCACGGCAGCGTGCACGACGGATCCGGCCGTGCTCGCCAACCCGAACGAGTTCTTCGGCGTCAGCGGCATGAGCGTCGACACCGCGTGGCGCAGCACCACCGGCCGCTCCGACGTCGTGATCGCGGTGCTGGACTCCGGCATCGAGTGGAACGACGGCGGCGCGGTCTCCGATCTTCGCCGCAAGTGGTACATCAACCGCGGCGAGCTGCCCGCACCGGCCGGGCCGTGCAGCGGCGCTCCGCCGACCGATCCGCGCGACTGCAACGGCGACGGCGTCTTCAACATGCCCGACTACGACGGCGACGCCGCCGTCATCGACACCAACGGCAACGGCGCCACCGACCCACAGGACCTCATCAACCTGTTCTCCGACGGCGTCGACGACGATGCCGACGGCTACGTCGACAACATCAGCGGCTGGGACTTCTTCCAGTACGACAACGACCCGTACGACGACGTGCAGTACGGCCACGGCACCGGCGAGTCGCGGGACTCGGCAGCCGAAGCCGACAACGGCGGCGACGCCGGCGCGTGCCCCAACTGCATGTCGATGCCGCTGCGCGTGGGCGACAGCTTCGTCGCCGACGTCAACGGCTTCGCGCAGGCGGTGATCTTCGCCGTCGATACGGGCGCGGCAGTGGTTCAGGAGGCGCTCGGCACCTACAACAACACGCGCCTCGGCCAGGAAGCGGTCACGTACGCGTACCGGAACAACGTGCCGGTGATGGCGTCGGCGGCCGACGAGGACGCCTGGCATCACAACTACCCGTCCAACTACGTCCACACGATCGTCACCAACTCGATCCGCAACTTCGGGCAGGACGGCGTCTTCCCGGACTCCTGGCTCTACTTCAACGGCTGCACCAACTTCGGCGGCAACATCTCGGTGGCCGTGCCATCCACGTCGTGCTCGTCCGAAGCCGTGGGACGCAGCTCCGGCGTGGCCGGGCTGCTGGTATCGGCGGGCCGCGACGCGGTCGACGCCGGCACGCTGGACTACCCGCTGACGGCCAACGAAATCCGCCAGCTGTTCACGCGCACGGCCGACGACATCGACTTCGAGAACAACCGCGTCGTCGGCTTCCCCGACACGGTCCGTTACGCCACGCAGGCGGGGTTCGATCAGTTCACCGGCTACGGCCGCGTCAATGCGCGCAGCGCCGTCGAGGACATTCTCGCCGGCGTCATTCCACCCGAGGCGGAGATCGATTCGCCGGTGTGGTTCTCCTACATCGACGCCGAGCGCGACGGCGCCTTTCCGGTGGTCGGGCGCGTGGCGGCCGAGCGGGCGCAGCGCTACTCCTACCGCGTGCAGATCGGCTATGGCGTGCAGCCGCGCGAGAGCGACTTCGTCGACATCGTTTCCTACGGCGCCACCAGGAGCTCGCCGCTCGAAGGCGTGCTCGCCACGATCACGCCCGAGCAGATCCCGGCGCCCACGCCCGAGCAGATCTCGCGGCGCCTGGCGCAGCTCCCGGATCTGTCGTCGGACTACGACGAGTTCACGTACACCATCCGCGTGCAGGTCCTCGATGAGCCGGGCGGACTTCTCGGCGAAGACCGCCGTACGATCTTCGTGCATCACGACGAGGATCTGAAGGCCGGCTTCCCCGTCGCCATCGGCGACGGCGCGTCCTCACCCGCGATCGCGGATCTGGATGGCGACGGCGCCCGCGAGATCGTCGTGGCCACGTCCGACGGCTACGTGCACGCGCTGCGCGCCGACGGCAGCGAGCTGCCGGGCTGGCCGGTGACCGCCGATCCGTTGCCGCTCAACATCGGTTCGGCCGGCTTCGCCAGCGGCGCGATCAGCGCGCCCGTCTACGGCCCGATCCTGGCGAGCGTGGCCATCGGTGATCTGGACGGCGACGGTCAGCTCGACGTCGTTGCCGCCGACCTCGAGGGCAAGCTCTACGCGTGGAACCGCCTCGGCCAGCGCCGCGGCGGATTCCCCGTCTCGGTCAATCCCGTCTACTCGAGCAGCGCGGTGCTGGATCCGTCCAACACCGTCGACGTCGCCTTCATCGGCTCGCCGGTGCTGGCCGACCTCGACGCCGACGGCACGCTCGACGTCATCGCAGCGGCCAACGACCGCCACGTCTACGTGTGGGATCACGCCGGCGCCTTGCGAAACGGGTTCCCGCTGCTGGTCGTCGATGCCTCGCGCATGGCATCGGTCGATCCGAACACGCACAAGGTCGTGCCGCTGCCGGGCGCGTTCCGCGGCAGCAAGATCATCTCCTCGCCCGCCGTCGGCGACATCGACGGCGACGGCAGTCTGGACATCGTCGTGGGCACCAACGAGTGCTACGACGAGACGCCGAACGTCGCGTTCACCAGTGCGACGTCGCAGGCGATCGCGCAGTCGGGTCTGATCAGCCCCGGCAACAGCCGCGTCTATGCGATTCACAAGGACGGCTCGGCGCACGCGCCGTCGCCGTTCCTGCCGGGCTGGCCGGCCAGGATCACGATGCTGCTGCCCGAGCTGCTTCCCAACGTCGGCGAAGGCGTGCACGGATCGCCGGCGCTTGCCGACGTCGATGGCGACGGCAAGCTCGAAGTCGGCATCTTCTCGGCGGCCGGCCCCGCCTATCTGCTGCGCCACGACGGCACCTCGTTCTACGGCACAGACTCGCAGGGCAACTACAACGTCATGGCGACCGAAGGCTACCCGCCGGCGAACAGTGCCGACACGCCCTCGTTTCCAAACCTCGGCGAAGGCGCGTTCGGCGACCTGAACGGAACCGGCGCGCTGTCGTTCGCCGCGCCTGCCGGCGGCCTGGCCCGCCTGCTCGCCGTGGCGCTGCCCGAGCAGCAGGTCAGCGCCGAGGACCACATCGCGGCATGGAACGCGCAGACCGGCGCGTTCGAGCCGGCGTTCCCGCAGCACCAGGACGATCTGCAGTTCCTGACCGGGCCTTCGATCGCCGACGTGGGAGGCACGCCGCTGCCCGAGGTGATCATGGGCAGCGCCGGATACTTCGTGCAGGCGTTCGACGGCGCCGGCACGGCGCCGCTTGGCTGGCCGAAGTTCACCGGTGGCTGGCACGTCGCCAATCCGGCGGTCGGCGACATCGACGGCGACGGACTGGCCGAAGTCGTAGCCTCGGTGCGCGAAGGCAACCTGTTCGTGTGGGAGACGACGGCGCCGGTGAACGCGGCGACGCAGTGGCCGAAGAAGCGCCACGACCTGCGCAACACCGGCAACTACGAGGAGCCGCAGGGCACGGTGGCAACCGAGCTGGATGAAGGCGCGCTGGCCGTCCTCAGGAGCAATCTGAGCCTGCGTCCGCAGGAGACGGGGCGCGATGCGCTGACCATGAAGGCCGTGCTGACGCCTTCGGCGGAGGGCGACGGCATCGATCCCGACAGCGAAGGCTTCTCGCTGACTCTCGACGACGAGCGCTTCACGCTGCCGCCCGGCGCGATCGAGCAGCGCGGCGACAACGCGTGGCGCTTCAGCGATTCCGACGGCGCCGGATCGCTGCCCGCCGGCATGACCAGGATGGTGCTGCGTCGCAGCGCGGACGGCTCGGTTCGCATCGTGGTCAGGGGCAGGAACCTCGATCTGTCCGAGTTCCACGGGACGGACGATCGCACGATCACGGTCGGCGTCGACATCGGCAACGACCATGCAGAGACGCCGGTGGCGTACCGCCGCATCCTGCAGCGCCATCTGCGCACGCCGTAG
- a CDS encoding DUF4153 domain-containing protein, producing MAIAFVAGGRRWLAAAGAVQGLALWLLFESWPQQVMAAAGFAAACAFIGVASLVMHMAWTGQAFGRLAATSAVVGGVAAAVTFSVASGLPPTGTVLAQGDETLVISWLFVLAILLYVSGPYLQIWQRTGVARFAYSDLYRHAWSNAFIVALAQLHVGVLWLVLELWAGLFRLLGIKVFGDLFHEKVFLFTVTGAALGYGLAAARENERLLDSLRGITQALLRAILPLAALVTIGFLTTLCFTGLDLLFATQRTATLLQAWIAVYILLLNGVYLDGSQQPPYSAPLRVLVETATLLLTVLAAIAGHALWLRIDEYGLTPDRVFAAALLFVLSMYSISYAAAVIARGQPWLPRLRGANVGMSAVVIVVGLALHTPLLDPLALSLGNQLARLSGGRVTEDRFDYAALRFSLGQRGNAALQDLAEAAATDTGRARVAQALQVSSYWEWQRVEGAVGEARVFWRVPPESPWPDGLEPVLQREYVADERIRCTDDQPCYVIDGDVDLDGKLEALVVSSTAMHSMQVFRKDGGEAWKRLGTFGLRHSRSDMPLDLEGWARSVREGKLRVVEPLFGDLMVGERRYLLHPE from the coding sequence TTGGCGATTGCGTTCGTGGCGGGCGGGCGGCGGTGGTTGGCGGCGGCGGGTGCCGTCCAGGGGCTGGCGCTCTGGCTGCTCTTCGAGAGCTGGCCGCAGCAAGTCATGGCGGCGGCGGGGTTCGCCGCGGCCTGCGCATTCATCGGCGTTGCATCGCTGGTGATGCACATGGCGTGGACGGGCCAGGCCTTCGGCCGCCTCGCCGCGACGTCGGCCGTTGTCGGTGGCGTTGCCGCAGCGGTGACGTTCTCTGTCGCCTCGGGACTGCCGCCGACCGGCACCGTCCTTGCGCAAGGCGACGAGACGCTGGTGATCAGCTGGCTGTTCGTGCTGGCGATCCTTCTGTACGTCAGCGGCCCGTACCTGCAGATATGGCAGCGCACGGGCGTGGCCCGGTTCGCCTATTCCGACCTCTACCGTCACGCCTGGAGCAACGCGTTCATCGTCGCGCTGGCGCAGCTTCACGTTGGCGTGCTGTGGCTGGTCCTCGAGCTGTGGGCGGGCCTCTTCCGTCTGCTCGGCATCAAGGTCTTCGGCGATCTCTTTCACGAGAAGGTCTTTCTCTTCACCGTCACCGGCGCCGCGCTCGGCTATGGGCTGGCGGCTGCGCGCGAGAACGAGCGTCTGCTCGACTCCCTTCGTGGCATCACGCAGGCGCTGCTGCGGGCGATCCTGCCGCTGGCGGCGCTCGTCACGATCGGATTCCTGACCACATTGTGCTTCACCGGCCTGGACCTTCTGTTCGCGACCCAGCGCACGGCCACGCTGCTGCAGGCATGGATCGCGGTGTACATCCTGCTGCTCAACGGCGTCTACCTCGACGGCTCGCAGCAGCCGCCCTACTCGGCGCCGCTGCGCGTTCTCGTCGAGACGGCAACGCTGCTGCTGACGGTTCTCGCCGCCATCGCTGGTCATGCGCTGTGGCTGCGGATCGACGAATACGGCCTGACACCCGACCGCGTCTTCGCCGCCGCGCTTCTGTTCGTGCTGTCGATGTACTCGATCTCCTATGCGGCTGCGGTCATCGCGCGCGGCCAGCCGTGGCTGCCGCGACTTCGCGGTGCCAACGTCGGCATGTCGGCGGTGGTCATCGTCGTCGGCCTGGCGCTGCATACGCCGCTGCTCGATCCGCTCGCGCTCAGCCTGGGCAACCAGCTCGCGCGCCTTTCCGGCGGCCGGGTGACCGAAGACAGGTTCGACTATGCGGCTTTGCGATTTTCCCTGGGCCAGCGCGGCAATGCAGCGCTGCAGGACCTTGCCGAGGCCGCCGCTACCGACACGGGACGTGCAAGAGTCGCGCAGGCATTGCAGGTGAGCAGCTACTGGGAGTGGCAGCGCGTGGAGGGTGCGGTCGGCGAGGCGCGCGTCTTCTGGCGCGTGCCGCCCGAGTCGCCGTGGCCGGACGGCCTGGAGCCGGTGCTGCAGCGCGAGTACGTCGCCGACGAGCGCATCCGCTGCACGGACGATCAACCTTGCTATGTCATCGACGGCGACGTCGATCTGGACGGAAAGCTGGAGGCGCTGGTCGTATCCTCCACCGCCATGCACTCGATGCAGGTGTTCAGAAAGGACGGCGGCGAGGCCTGGAAACGCCTCGGCACGTTCGGGCTGCGCCATTCCCGCTCCGACATGCCGTTGGACCTGGAGGGATGGGCGCGCTCGGTGCGCGAGGGAAAGCTGCGCGTGGTCGAGCCGCTGTTCGGAGATCTGATGGTGGGCGAGCGCCGCTACCTTCTGCATCCGGAGTGA
- a CDS encoding PPOX class F420-dependent oxidoreductase, translating into MADPRDKSAALTRLAEEPYSSLATFKRDGTPVAVPIWHAVADGRIYMFTEAASVKVKRLRRDPRVTLAPCNWRGEVREPRWSGKGRVVDDPAVVARAYEALDRKYGWQKWIVDGLSKLAGRYHARAILEIDLDGEEA; encoded by the coding sequence ATGGCGGATCCACGAGACAAAAGCGCTGCGCTGACGCGCCTGGCCGAGGAACCGTATTCGAGCCTGGCCACGTTCAAACGCGACGGCACGCCGGTGGCGGTGCCGATCTGGCACGCGGTTGCCGACGGCAGGATCTACATGTTCACGGAAGCCGCCTCGGTCAAGGTCAAGAGGCTGCGGCGTGATCCGCGCGTGACACTGGCACCCTGCAACTGGCGAGGCGAGGTCCGCGAACCGAGGTGGTCGGGGAAGGGCCGTGTCGTCGACGATCCCGCCGTCGTCGCACGAGCATATGAGGCTCTCGATCGAAAGTATGGTTGGCAGAAATGGATCGTCGACGGCCTCTCCAAGCTGGCCGGCCGATACCATGCGCGGGCGATTCTGGAGATCGACCTTGATGGCGAGGAAGCCTAA
- a CDS encoding GTP-binding protein produces the protein MAVSDRAQALVVSGFLGAGKTTLVRRLLEAGQRDGIRTAVVSNEFGELGIDEALLAGAGAEYVELSGGCVCCRLSDDLLRTLQMLWERVHPQRVIVETSGLALPYDTLLNFWRDPVRQWVSDEIAVCVVSAEQVASGRDLDGTFADQVCSADLLILSKLDLVDADDVARVERVLRELAPDVPVIHASHGQVDPLLLFPPEVQEADAAERVTEETAPWSHGRHRQPLEPREHEHDRFRSFEISVAAGVTAAELERDLRARDALRIKGFVRTDQGVRVVQGVAGRIDIAPPIATPPDALIGRLVVIERAETED, from the coding sequence GTGGCCGTGAGCGACCGCGCGCAGGCCCTGGTCGTCTCCGGCTTCCTCGGCGCCGGCAAGACGACCCTCGTCCGGCGGCTTCTGGAAGCGGGACAGCGCGACGGCATTCGCACGGCGGTGGTCTCGAATGAGTTCGGCGAGCTCGGCATCGACGAGGCGCTGCTGGCCGGCGCCGGCGCCGAATACGTCGAGCTGTCTGGCGGCTGCGTCTGCTGCCGTCTCTCGGACGATCTTCTGCGCACGCTGCAGATGCTGTGGGAGCGCGTGCATCCGCAGCGGGTGATCGTGGAGACGTCCGGCCTGGCTCTCCCGTACGACACGCTGCTCAACTTCTGGCGCGATCCGGTGCGGCAGTGGGTATCGGACGAGATTGCGGTGTGTGTCGTGAGCGCCGAACAGGTGGCATCGGGCCGCGACCTCGACGGCACGTTCGCCGACCAGGTCTGCTCGGCCGACCTGCTGATCCTGAGCAAGCTCGATCTGGTCGATGCGGATGATGTCGCGCGGGTTGAGCGCGTGCTGCGCGAGCTGGCGCCGGACGTGCCGGTGATTCACGCGTCGCACGGCCAGGTCGATCCCCTGCTGCTGTTTCCGCCCGAAGTCCAGGAGGCCGACGCGGCCGAGCGGGTCACCGAAGAGACCGCGCCATGGTCGCATGGCCGGCACCGCCAGCCGCTCGAGCCGCGCGAGCACGAGCACGACCGATTCCGGTCGTTCGAGATCAGCGTTGCTGCCGGCGTGACGGCCGCCGAGCTGGAGCGGGACCTGCGTGCGCGCGACGCTCTTCGCATCAAGGGCTTCGTACGGACCGATCAGGGCGTGCGGGTCGTGCAGGGCGTGGCCGGCCGCATCGACATCGCACCGCCCATCGCCACGCCGCCCGATGCGCTGATCGGCCGCCTGGTCGTGATCGAGCGAGCGGAGACGGAAGACTGA
- a CDS encoding MBL fold metallo-hydrolase, with protein MRYGNPGAHLMRPLALALCLLVLAVTLAPAQQKAEAVVATDGYFEVLRIDDATFAISEPQYWQKNIAYVLKGEKRAILFDSGSGTRDIRFIAGNVTRKPLTAVASHVHYDHIGSHAAFDHVAMADLPELRERIDENRYYPQLASSLLPMLGSFYVTEWWRPGEKIDIGGRVLEVMHIPGHAPDAIALIDRDRGQAFVGDHVYPGELYAFLPGSDLVAYRDSTRKLLEVPEIRTVLCAHIGAALPRDALVTLEEALTAIIEKRVQGSRVWWLGGLVARYPGGEGFSILAWP; from the coding sequence GTGCGATACGGGAATCCTGGCGCCCACCTCATGCGGCCGCTCGCGCTCGCGCTGTGCCTCCTGGTCCTGGCCGTCACGCTCGCTCCGGCGCAGCAGAAGGCCGAGGCGGTGGTGGCCACCGATGGCTACTTCGAGGTCCTGCGCATCGACGATGCCACCTTCGCGATCTCGGAGCCGCAGTACTGGCAGAAGAACATCGCCTACGTGCTCAAGGGCGAGAAGCGCGCGATCCTCTTCGACAGCGGCTCGGGCACGCGCGACATCCGATTCATCGCCGGCAACGTGACGAGAAAACCGCTGACGGCAGTCGCGTCGCACGTGCACTACGACCACATCGGCAGCCATGCGGCCTTCGACCACGTAGCCATGGCCGACCTGCCCGAGCTGCGCGAGCGCATCGACGAGAACCGCTATTATCCCCAGCTGGCCAGCTCGCTGCTCCCGATGCTGGGGAGCTTCTACGTCACCGAATGGTGGCGGCCGGGCGAAAAGATCGATATCGGCGGCCGCGTCCTCGAAGTCATGCACATTCCGGGGCATGCGCCCGACGCCATCGCGCTCATCGATCGCGACCGCGGCCAGGCCTTCGTCGGCGATCACGTCTATCCCGGCGAGCTGTACGCGTTCCTTCCCGGCTCCGACCTGGTCGCGTATCGCGACTCCACGCGCAAGCTGCTCGAAGTGCCCGAGATCCGCACGGTGTTGTGCGCGCACATCGGCGCCGCCCTGCCGCGCGATGCGCTGGTGACGCTGGAAGAGGCGCTGACGGCGATCATCGAGAAGCGCGTGCAGGGCAGCCGCGTCTGGTGGCTCGGCGGGCTGGTCGCCCGCTATCCCGGCGGCGAGGGCTTCTCGATCCTGGCGTGGCCGTGA